The Bacteroidia bacterium genome includes a region encoding these proteins:
- the fbaA gene encoding class II fructose-bisphosphate aldolase — protein MSEKIFDKVKPGVAWGNSLKEIFRIAKANHFAIPAVNVVGTDTVNAVIEAAKVVNSPIIVQFSNGGAQFYAGKGLANEKQEASIAGAISGAMHIHHVAELYGVPVVVHTDHAAKKLLPWIDGLLDAGEKYFAQYGKPLFSSHMLDLSEETLHENIEICKKYLTRMSKIGMFLEIELGVTGGEEDGVDNTEVDNSKLYTQPQDVAYAFEELSKISNNFTIAASFGNVHGVYKPGNVKLSPVILKNSQEYIQKKFNTVDKPVNFVFHGGSGSAREEIREAISYGVVKMNIDTDTQWAFWSGVNEYYKKKSAYLQGQIGNPEGDEKPNKKYYDPRAWLREGEKAVIERLKVAFTDLNADNRN, from the coding sequence ATGTCAGAAAAAATATTCGATAAAGTAAAACCGGGTGTAGCCTGGGGAAATAGTTTAAAAGAAATTTTCCGTATTGCAAAAGCAAATCATTTTGCTATTCCTGCTGTAAATGTGGTAGGTACCGATACTGTAAATGCAGTAATTGAAGCAGCTAAAGTTGTTAATTCCCCAATAATAGTTCAATTTTCAAACGGGGGAGCACAGTTTTATGCTGGAAAAGGTTTAGCAAATGAAAAACAAGAAGCTTCAATTGCAGGTGCTATTTCAGGTGCAATGCATATTCACCATGTTGCTGAATTATATGGTGTACCTGTAGTAGTTCACACCGATCATGCTGCAAAAAAATTACTTCCATGGATTGATGGATTACTTGATGCTGGTGAAAAATATTTCGCACAATATGGTAAACCACTGTTTTCTTCTCATATGCTCGATTTAAGTGAAGAAACACTACATGAAAATATTGAAATATGTAAGAAATATCTTACACGTATGTCAAAAATCGGAATGTTTCTGGAAATTGAGCTTGGTGTTACAGGAGGTGAAGAAGATGGAGTTGATAATACCGAGGTAGATAATTCTAAATTATATACTCAACCTCAGGATGTAGCATATGCTTTTGAAGAATTAAGTAAAATTAGTAATAATTTTACTATTGCTGCATCATTTGGTAATGTTCATGGTGTTTATAAACCAGGTAATGTAAAACTATCACCGGTTATTTTAAAGAATTCTCAGGAATATATTCAAAAGAAATTTAATACTGTAGACAAACCAGTGAACTTTGTTTTTCATGGTGGTTCGGGCTCTGCACGCGAAGAAATTCGTGAAGCAATTTCTTATGGAGTAGTAAAAATGAATATTGATACTGATACTCAATGGGCTTTCTGGAGTGGTGTAAATGAATATTACAAGAAAAAATCGGCGTATTTACAAGGACAAATTGGTAATCCGGAAGGTGATGAAAAACCAAACAAGAAGTATTACGACCCACGTGCATGGTTACGCGAAGGCGAAAAGGCTGTTATCGAAAGACTAAAAGTGGCATTTACAGATTTAAATGCTGATAACAGAAATTAA
- a CDS encoding OmpA family protein, protein MKVLIDSLKLIKRRFFLLLLSFVIFSLQSVGQTVIEMTHPTDADIVLLKVDKKSDADIIVFKTKKKKEARQWDCLWKFKNWGFANLSIFIMDNINDTAKYNDDDISFAVDGKVYFTENKDERGYNNPNFRLKGVFRKFREAPQDNNIDTSQKVTQLSYFVTIDGNFILSDNKSEIPKGLKISIVDSAMINTFNTYNPESLKFTYKQQLDIGKYNILVTSDEYRQYVEPFSVTGNDSLFDLKLNVTLNPNVIKRQEVLIVNNLFFDFDSFKLTEESTKVLDKMISVMQENPVMKLELTGYTDSKGSKTYNEKLSRLRSKSAVNYLKEKGISAERMISYGKGEKSPIALNKMNDGSDCKEGRKYNRRVQIKFVNEDQTKVKIEEIVIPDNLKVKDNQSK, encoded by the coding sequence ATGAAAGTATTAATAGATTCTTTAAAATTAATAAAAAGAAGATTTTTTCTTCTATTGTTATCATTTGTTATTTTTAGTTTGCAATCGGTTGGACAGACTGTAATTGAAATGACTCATCCGACTGATGCCGATATAGTATTATTAAAAGTAGATAAAAAATCAGATGCTGATATAATTGTTTTTAAAACAAAAAAGAAAAAAGAAGCTCGTCAATGGGATTGTTTATGGAAGTTTAAAAACTGGGGTTTTGCCAACCTATCCATTTTTATAATGGATAATATTAATGATACTGCCAAATATAATGATGATGATATAAGTTTTGCAGTTGATGGAAAGGTATATTTCACAGAGAATAAAGATGAAAGGGGTTATAATAATCCAAATTTCAGATTAAAAGGTGTTTTCAGAAAGTTTAGGGAGGCTCCACAGGATAACAATATTGACACTTCTCAGAAAGTGACTCAATTATCGTACTTTGTTACTATTGATGGTAATTTTATTTTATCAGATAATAAAAGTGAAATACCAAAAGGATTAAAAATTTCTATTGTTGATTCTGCGATGATAAATACTTTTAATACATATAATCCTGAAAGTTTAAAATTTACATATAAACAACAATTAGATATTGGAAAATATAATATTTTAGTAACATCTGATGAATACAGACAATATGTTGAACCATTTTCTGTTACCGGGAATGATTCATTGTTTGATTTAAAGTTAAATGTAACATTAAATCCAAATGTTATTAAAAGACAGGAAGTATTAATAGTTAATAATTTATTTTTCGATTTTGACAGTTTTAAACTTACCGAAGAGTCAACTAAAGTATTAGATAAAATGATTAGCGTTATGCAGGAAAATCCAGTAATGAAGCTTGAGTTGACAGGGTATACCGATTCTAAGGGATCAAAAACTTATAATGAAAAATTATCTAGGCTAAGATCAAAATCTGCTGTAAATTATCTAAAAGAAAAGGGGATATCAGCAGAAAGAATGATTTCCTATGGAAAAGGAGAAAAAAGCCCAATTGCATTAAATAAAATGAATGATGGTTCTGATTGCAAGGAAGGGCGTAAGTATAATAGAAGAGTACAAATTAAATTTGTTAACGAAGATCAAACCAAAGTAAAGATTGAAGAGATTGTTATTCCTGATAATCTAAAAGTTAAAGACAATCAATCAAAATAA
- a CDS encoding glycosyltransferase family 39 protein, which produces MTGKNIFSDKKSLRWLIFILIATVVIYLPMLKNGFTYYSDDNYVLNNSTIQNLNWKNISFLFSSFFDGHYHPLTMLSLAFNYKISGNNAFSYQLFNLILHLINTFLVFVITRKLFGNDILAIIVTILFGIHPIHVESVSRITERKDMLYSAFFFISMWVYMNFLETKNNKTYLICIGVFVLSLLSKGQAVTLPLSLLLIDYIKNRNFKDKKVWIEKIPFFVLSIFFGILTLYAQKFTGYYFEVPKMPFYEPILQAHYVFTHYISKLILPISLSAHYPYVYTPGTTIPSYFWLFIIVTPIIITLLYFFRKNKLVIFSILFYIVNIFIMLRIVPVAGNMSPDRYNYIPSFGFFIIIGLISLWAIKKGINSILIYSLLAGYFIFIGYLCNDRVKVWKSGSTVWNDALKKYPDCTSLWQNMGDVYLRENNPTEAIKSLNKSLELDKQNFMTYFSLSKYYSGTNNSKDFNTTFNKCKNTTTGSAQDYTNKSNIAALNKDYILALYYVTKALVLNPYEAKEWFNRGNVFSMEKKFNKSIKDYTICLSYRPSFISNCLYFRAIAYFLTGDITNAETDIKEAIEYNPKKEDYKSLLGNILFIKNNQDTTFLKTTADYISKGNTFLSNNGYYFAIPFYEKALKSGSTDSTLIMNLASCYYETGSPTKAINILDSNKNNNIYISAKKLEKEYSIYFKD; this is translated from the coding sequence ATGACCGGTAAAAATATTTTTTCAGATAAAAAAAGTTTACGTTGGCTTATATTCATATTAATTGCTACTGTAGTAATCTATTTACCAATGCTTAAAAACGGATTTACTTATTACAGTGACGATAATTATGTACTCAATAATTCTACCATTCAAAATTTAAACTGGAAAAACATTTCATTTTTATTTTCATCCTTTTTTGATGGACATTACCATCCTTTGACAATGCTTTCGCTTGCTTTTAATTATAAAATCAGCGGGAATAACGCTTTTTCTTACCAGTTATTTAATCTTATTCTTCACTTAATAAACACATTTCTGGTTTTTGTAATAACAAGAAAATTATTTGGTAACGATATTTTAGCAATAATTGTAACTATACTTTTTGGAATTCACCCTATTCATGTGGAATCTGTTTCGAGAATTACTGAACGTAAGGATATGCTTTACTCTGCATTTTTCTTTATCTCTATGTGGGTTTACATGAACTTTCTAGAAACAAAAAACAATAAAACTTATCTTATTTGTATCGGTGTTTTTGTTTTATCGTTGCTTTCAAAAGGTCAGGCGGTAACACTCCCTTTGTCATTATTGTTAATAGATTATATAAAAAACCGGAATTTTAAAGATAAAAAAGTATGGATAGAAAAAATTCCGTTTTTTGTTTTATCAATATTCTTTGGAATATTAACATTATACGCACAAAAATTTACCGGATATTATTTTGAGGTTCCAAAGATGCCATTTTACGAACCTATTTTACAGGCACACTATGTGTTTACGCATTATATCTCAAAATTAATATTGCCAATTTCATTATCGGCACACTACCCTTACGTTTATACTCCGGGAACTACAATACCTTCGTACTTTTGGTTATTTATTATTGTTACGCCCATTATTATTACATTATTATATTTTTTCAGAAAAAACAAACTGGTTATCTTTTCAATATTATTTTATATTGTAAATATTTTTATAATGTTACGAATTGTTCCTGTTGCCGGAAATATGAGCCCGGACAGATATAATTATATTCCTTCTTTTGGTTTTTTTATTATTATAGGATTAATTTCATTATGGGCTATAAAAAAAGGAATAAATTCAATTTTAATTTATAGTTTGTTAGCAGGTTATTTTATTTTTATCGGATATTTATGTAACGATAGAGTTAAAGTATGGAAAAGCGGCTCTACCGTATGGAATGATGCATTAAAAAAGTATCCCGATTGTACTTCTTTGTGGCAAAATATGGGCGATGTATATCTTAGAGAAAACAACCCAACCGAAGCAATAAAATCTTTGAATAAATCTTTAGAATTAGACAAACAAAATTTTATGACTTACTTCTCACTCTCAAAATATTATTCGGGAACAAATAATTCAAAAGATTTTAATACAACTTTTAATAAATGTAAAAATACTACAACAGGTTCAGCGCAGGATTACACTAACAAATCGAATATTGCTGCATTAAACAAAGATTATATTTTAGCACTGTATTATGTTACAAAAGCTCTTGTGTTAAACCCCTATGAAGCAAAAGAATGGTTTAACAGAGGTAATGTTTTTAGTATGGAAAAAAAATTCAACAAATCAATAAAAGATTACACCATTTGCTTAAGCTACCGACCATCTTTTATTTCAAATTGCCTCTATTTTAGAGCCATTGCTTATTTCCTTACAGGTGATATAACAAATGCAGAAACTGATATTAAAGAAGCAATAGAATACAATCCAAAAAAAGAAGATTACAAATCGTTACTTGGAAATATATTATTTATTAAGAACAATCAGGATACTACTTTTTTAAAAACCACAGCAGATTATATTTCAAAAGGAAATACTTTTTTATCTAATAACGGTTACTATTTTGCAATACCATTTTACGAAAAAGCATTAAAATCGGGCTCAACTGATTCTACTTTAATAATGAATTTAGCAAGTTGTTATTATGAGACAGGCAGCCCAACAAAAGCGATTAATATTTTAGACAGCAATAAAAATAACAATATATACATTTCAGCAAAAAAGCTTGAAAAAGAATATTCTATATATTTTAAAGATTAA
- a CDS encoding OmpA family protein, which yields MRILVVVLMLFISLTGYSQGNYTSTNKKAIEFFEIAIGYYNKGDLEYTKNYIEFALEKDPNFIEPYLLLADLENEQYHFKEEIAALKKVIEINPEYNSKMYFFVAKSEMKIGSYDDAVVHLNKCISFSDSDTSISNSAKEYLVKAEFGAYAIKHPVPFNPINLGPYVNTEFKDYWPSLTADENTMMFTVQLPTKYRMPNGSVLMQEDFFITHKTEDGTWSPSLNVGSPINTQDNEGAQGISADGRFLFYTACNRKEDFGSCDIYYSEKMGNRWSTPKNIGPPISTSYWESNPAPSSDGRVLFLASGGRPDSKGGRDIYFTRKNENGTWTEPVNLGDSINTKKNEYAPFIHPDGKTLYFSSDGWPGMGGQDIFYSRLKKDGTWSTPKNIGYPINTFADDFGLTVNAHGNLAMYSSNRDGSRDWDIFQFELYPEARPQVVTWVKGVVYDVITKQKLEAEVEMLELETSESVTCLKSDPITGAYLACIPTEKNYALNVAKKGYVFYSGNFSLEGLTDFSKPYNLDVPLTPIKPGVAVVLRNIFFDTDLSNLKPKSKTELSKLISFLKENPGVSIEIGGHTDNVGSQEHNLKLSQNRAKSVQTYLVEHGIASTRLSSKGYSFSKPIATNDTEEGRALNRRTEFIITTIK from the coding sequence ATGAGAATATTAGTAGTTGTTTTAATGTTATTTATTTCTCTTACAGGATATTCTCAGGGAAATTATACTTCAACAAATAAAAAAGCAATTGAGTTTTTTGAGATTGCAATAGGGTATTATAACAAAGGTGATTTAGAGTACACAAAAAATTATATTGAGTTTGCATTAGAAAAAGATCCCAATTTTATTGAACCGTACTTATTGTTAGCAGATTTGGAAAATGAACAATATCATTTTAAGGAAGAAATTGCTGCCTTAAAAAAGGTAATTGAAATAAATCCGGAATATAATTCTAAAATGTATTTTTTTGTTGCAAAATCTGAAATGAAAATTGGAAGTTATGACGATGCTGTTGTGCATCTTAATAAATGTATTTCGTTTTCAGATTCAGATACAAGTATTTCAAATTCAGCAAAAGAATATCTGGTTAAAGCCGAGTTCGGGGCATATGCAATTAAGCACCCTGTACCTTTTAATCCGATTAATTTAGGACCATATGTAAATACAGAATTTAAGGATTATTGGCCCTCATTAACTGCTGATGAAAATACTATGATGTTTACAGTTCAATTGCCAACAAAATACAGAATGCCAAACGGAAGTGTGTTAATGCAGGAAGATTTTTTTATTACACATAAAACTGAAGACGGAACATGGTCACCATCTCTTAATGTTGGTTCGCCAATTAATACGCAGGATAATGAGGGAGCACAGGGAATTTCTGCCGATGGTCGTTTTCTTTTTTATACAGCCTGCAATCGTAAAGAAGATTTTGGTTCATGTGATATTTATTATTCTGAAAAGATGGGCAACAGGTGGAGTACTCCAAAAAATATCGGACCACCTATAAGTACGAGTTATTGGGAGTCAAATCCGGCTCCTTCTTCTGATGGAAGAGTGCTTTTTTTAGCTTCGGGTGGAAGACCTGATTCAAAAGGAGGACGTGATATTTACTTTACAAGAAAAAATGAAAATGGAACATGGACAGAGCCGGTAAATTTAGGAGATAGCATTAATACTAAAAAAAATGAGTATGCACCATTTATTCATCCGGATGGTAAAACATTATATTTTTCATCTGATGGATGGCCTGGAATGGGCGGACAGGATATTTTTTACTCAAGACTTAAAAAAGACGGTACATGGAGTACGCCAAAAAATATTGGCTACCCTATTAATACTTTTGCCGACGATTTTGGGTTGACTGTTAATGCTCATGGTAATCTGGCAATGTATTCATCAAACAGAGATGGTTCAAGAGATTGGGATATTTTTCAGTTTGAGCTTTATCCCGAAGCCAGACCACAGGTAGTAACATGGGTTAAAGGTGTTGTATACGATGTGATAACAAAGCAAAAATTGGAAGCAGAAGTTGAAATGTTAGAGCTTGAAACTTCAGAATCTGTTACCTGTTTAAAGTCTGATCCTATAACCGGAGCATATCTGGCTTGTATTCCTACCGAAAAAAATTATGCTTTAAATGTTGCTAAAAAAGGTTATGTTTTTTATAGTGGTAATTTCTCTTTAGAGGGGTTAACAGATTTTTCAAAACCTTATAATCTGGATGTTCCATTAACACCAATAAAACCAGGTGTTGCTGTTGTTCTTAGAAATATTTTCTTTGATACTGATTTGTCAAATCTGAAACCAAAATCTAAAACAGAGCTATCTAAACTAATTTCTTTCCTGAAAGAAAATCCGGGAGTATCTATAGAAATTGGTGGACATACTGATAATGTTGGTTCGCAGGAACACAATTTAAAGCTTTCGCAAAACCGTGCAAAATCTGTTCAGACTTATTTGGTTGAACATGGTATTGCTTCAACCAGACTGAGTTCTAAAGGATATAGTTTTTCTAAACCTATTGCAACAAATGATACGGAAGAAGGAAGGGCACTTAACAGAAGAACGGAATTTATTATAACAACTATTAAATAA
- a CDS encoding BamA/TamA family outer membrane protein: MGNIVGEEPVILDPVKTNKSCSQIKSYLRNKGYYYSFVKDSINVKRKKAKVTYSIITGKPYIINKVNYQIDDEKLKSFVIPDTNSTLLNKGVYFDSDIIQNERVRITEKLKSNGYYFFNKEYITFDVDTAIGNYYVNLNVVIQNPEKQLDNGRIIKENHKQYLIDSVYFFTDYDPKLALQEQEKYFVTLDTIEKDGYFFVSQNGVRIKPKVLIRACYLSKGVYYDVRDVDRTYRNLTSLKTFRLTNIQFAKSTRQNYLNSFIELTPLSVQSYKLEAEGTNSSGNLGIAGNVLYQNRNLFRGAQLFDIKIRGAIERQSSVIRENDQQIQEYLPFNTIEIGGESKLYFSTFLMPFPSEEFIKRRNPKTNITIAYNYQQRPDYTRTISNISFGYIWQGNKNLKHFFNPIEINYVNLPYISWRFRNSINGTFLENSYTNHMVTTTSYGFLFNDANFGKHHDNVYIRGQVESAGNILSAYNDINKSRKVDGSYQLLNTKYAQFVKAEADFRYFHKVTKGTKMAYRIFAGIGIPYGNMNVLPFEKRYFCGGASSIRAWAVRSLGPGSYKDTLAIPNQTADIKMEANLEYRFKLFWVIEGALFIDAGNIWDLHKTEGRDGAAFTGKNYYNDIAIGYGMGLRLDFSFFVFRIDMGIKGRDPSRPVGERWVQWHKNTLPSNYSFNAFNLGIGYPF, encoded by the coding sequence ATGGGTAATATTGTAGGCGAAGAACCTGTAATCTTAGATCCTGTTAAAACAAATAAATCGTGCTCACAAATAAAATCTTATCTAAGAAATAAGGGTTATTACTATTCTTTTGTTAAAGATTCTATAAATGTCAAGAGGAAAAAAGCAAAAGTTACATATTCAATTATAACCGGAAAACCATATATTATTAATAAAGTAAACTATCAAATTGATGATGAAAAATTGAAGAGCTTTGTTATTCCCGATACTAACTCAACCTTATTAAATAAAGGTGTTTATTTTGATTCTGATATAATTCAAAACGAAAGAGTAAGAATAACTGAAAAATTGAAATCAAACGGTTATTATTTCTTTAATAAAGAGTACATAACATTTGATGTGGATACAGCCATTGGAAATTATTATGTTAATTTAAACGTTGTTATACAGAATCCAGAAAAACAGTTGGATAATGGACGTATTATTAAAGAAAATCATAAACAGTACCTGATTGATTCAGTTTATTTTTTTACTGACTATGATCCAAAGCTGGCATTACAGGAACAGGAGAAATATTTTGTTACTTTAGATACAATTGAAAAAGATGGTTATTTTTTTGTTTCTCAAAATGGAGTAAGGATAAAACCAAAGGTATTAATCAGAGCTTGTTACTTGTCGAAAGGTGTGTATTATGATGTACGTGATGTAGATAGAACATATAGAAATTTAACATCTCTAAAAACATTTAGGTTAACTAATATTCAATTTGCTAAATCAACACGTCAAAACTATTTAAACTCATTTATTGAATTAACCCCGCTTAGTGTTCAGTCATATAAATTAGAAGCCGAGGGAACTAACTCTTCCGGAAATTTAGGAATAGCTGGTAATGTGCTGTATCAGAACAGAAATTTATTTAGAGGAGCCCAATTGTTTGATATTAAAATTAGGGGTGCTATTGAAAGACAAAGTTCAGTAATTAGAGAAAATGACCAACAGATTCAGGAATATTTGCCATTTAATACAATTGAAATAGGGGGTGAGTCAAAATTGTATTTTTCTACTTTTTTAATGCCATTTCCTTCTGAAGAATTTATAAAAAGAAGAAATCCTAAAACTAATATTACTATAGCATATAATTATCAGCAAAGACCAGATTATACAAGAACAATTTCAAATATCTCATTTGGATATATCTGGCAGGGAAATAAAAATTTAAAACACTTTTTTAATCCTATAGAAATAAATTATGTAAACCTACCTTACATTTCATGGCGTTTTCGGAATTCAATAAATGGAACTTTTTTAGAAAATAGTTACACAAACCACATGGTAACTACAACCTCATATGGATTTTTGTTTAATGATGCAAATTTTGGTAAACATCATGATAATGTTTATATAAGGGGACAGGTAGAATCTGCAGGTAATATTTTGTCTGCATATAATGATATTAATAAATCTAGAAAAGTTGATGGTAGTTACCAATTGCTAAATACAAAATATGCTCAATTTGTTAAAGCAGAAGCTGACTTTAGGTATTTTCATAAAGTAACTAAAGGAACAAAAATGGCTTATAGAATATTTGCTGGAATTGGTATTCCATATGGAAATATGAATGTGTTACCTTTCGAAAAAAGATACTTTTGTGGTGGGGCAAGTAGTATCAGAGCATGGGCTGTTAGAAGTCTTGGACCCGGTTCTTATAAAGACACTCTTGCAATACCAAATCAAACTGCTGATATTAAGATGGAAGCAAATCTTGAATATCGATTTAAACTGTTTTGGGTTATTGAAGGTGCTTTATTTATTGATGCCGGTAATATTTGGGATTTACATAAAACTGAAGGTAGAGATGGAGCTGCATTTACAGGTAAAAATTATTATAACGATATTGCAATTGGTTATGGAATGGGCTTGAGGCTTGATTTTTCATTTTTTGTTTTTAGAATCGATATGGGAATCAAAGGAAGAGATCCATCAAGACCTGTAGGAGAGAGATGGGTGCAATGGCATAAGAATACTTTGCCATCTAATTATTCATTCAATGCTTTTAATTTAGGAATAGGTTACCCATTTTGA
- a CDS encoding T9SS type A sorting domain-containing protein, which yields MKLIFSILFILILKLNGLAQSIEFFKTYDFGSTNYPIFLNLIDFNNEIFVNGSTYNPNLKILLLKADYLGNIIDTAIYGTDTGKYFIENFIPLQNNKLLVLTQHVNLTSNMWRQYMLYIDTNLVRYNDSIYSQKYSQLFGNCKINNSYYFTGATWYNDNGDSLPNSNIMFWKTDTNFITISTKSIGTVNSEGVNRIMIGFDDNLLLGGISVPDGSHEKWYLVNTDTTGQVLGQYFYGTLNQSDNDGIRSLSLSSDSCYFISGIFYQYDTGLFHYYWASAVVKVDRQFNTIWTKNIGTTIPSVTVSKIISTFDGNQVLLTQRSPVIEDNSIYSQVTKFNNNGNILWSRDYYQGDTTQYIRYRAWDIIETNDKGFAFCGSAIDTTNMGPNMEAWLVKTDSLGCDGFHSCDDTTLVCTILQASDTVCKNDTTWLHVKFKGRSAPYFVYANTTLALDSIYYPNTLPLWIDTLVPYKPTTLGLQQVIIKVKDPWGWNQSDTVQMFVKNCGAGVLEEAWYPKKVEIFPNPANNELHVKIRTAINSPVSITIYNMQGELVQQITTKQSATGGESIIDVSGLEQGVYGIRVTGTNINITERFVKL from the coding sequence GTGAAATTAATATTTTCAATATTATTTATTCTTATTTTAAAACTCAATGGACTTGCTCAGTCTATTGAGTTTTTTAAAACTTATGATTTTGGTAGTACAAACTATCCAATATTTCTTAATTTAATTGATTTTAATAATGAGATTTTTGTTAATGGTTCAACATATAATCCAAATTTAAAAATCCTTCTATTAAAAGCAGATTATCTTGGAAATATTATAGATACTGCTATATACGGTACTGATACGGGTAAGTACTTTATAGAAAATTTTATTCCTCTACAAAATAATAAACTCCTGGTTTTGACTCAACATGTAAATTTAACTTCAAATATGTGGAGGCAGTATATGTTGTATATTGATACTAACCTTGTAAGATATAACGATTCCATATATTCTCAAAAATATTCTCAACTTTTTGGTAATTGCAAAATAAATAATAGTTATTATTTTACTGGCGCTACCTGGTACAATGATAATGGAGATAGTTTACCTAATTCAAATATTATGTTTTGGAAAACAGATACAAATTTTATTACTATTTCTACAAAGAGTATAGGTACTGTTAATTCTGAAGGTGTTAATAGAATAATGATTGGTTTTGACGATAATTTATTATTAGGTGGGATTTCAGTACCTGATGGTAGCCATGAGAAATGGTATTTGGTAAATACCGATACAACAGGGCAGGTTTTAGGGCAGTATTTTTATGGTACATTAAATCAATCTGATAATGATGGGATAAGATCACTTTCATTGTCTTCAGACAGTTGTTATTTTATTTCCGGAATATTTTATCAATATGATACTGGATTATTTCATTATTACTGGGCTTCAGCTGTAGTAAAAGTTGACAGACAATTTAATACAATCTGGACAAAGAATATTGGAACAACTATTCCAAGTGTTACAGTTTCAAAAATAATTTCAACATTCGATGGGAACCAAGTGTTATTAACACAAAGATCACCAGTAATTGAAGATAATTCTATATATTCCCAGGTTACAAAATTCAATAACAACGGAAATATTCTCTGGTCAAGAGATTATTACCAAGGTGATACAACACAGTACATACGATACCGGGCATGGGATATAATTGAAACAAATGATAAAGGATTTGCCTTTTGCGGTTCTGCCATAGATACAACAAACATGGGTCCTAACATGGAAGCATGGCTTGTAAAAACCGATAGTCTAGGTTGTGATGGTTTTCATAGTTGTGATGATACTACTTTGGTTTGCACAATATTACAAGCTTCCGATACAGTCTGTAAAAACGATACAACATGGTTACATGTAAAATTTAAAGGAAGAAGTGCACCTTACTTTGTTTATGCAAATACAACACTTGCATTGGATAGTATTTATTATCCTAACACCTTACCTTTATGGATAGATACTCTTGTTCCATATAAACCAACAACACTGGGATTGCAACAGGTAATAATAAAAGTAAAAGATCCTTGGGGGTGGAACCAAAGTGATACAGTACAAATGTTTGTTAAAAACTGTGGTGCCGGAGTATTGGAAGAAGCTTGGTATCCAAAGAAAGTAGAGATATTCCCAAACCCTGCTAATAACGAGTTGCATGTAAAAATACGTACAGCAATAAACTCTCCGGTATCTATAACAATTTACAATATGCAGGGGGAACTTGTTCAACAAATAACAACTAAACAATCCGCCACAGGCGGAGAATCAATAATTGATGTTAGTGGGTTAGAACAGGGTGTGTATGGTATTAGGGTAACTGGAACGAACATAAATATTACAGAGAGATTTGTAAAGTTGTAA
- a CDS encoding 7-carboxy-7-deazaguanine synthase QueE: MTILEKDSGIKLPIIEKFYSIQGEGYHTGKAAYFIRIAGCDIACDWCDTKFSWNNHPEWLMRVDEIVEIASEFPAKAVVVTGGEPLSYNLDVLCSSLKDKGIETYLETCGAYQLSGNWNWICLSPKKQNPPVADIYNKADELKVIIQNSDDFLWAEENAKKVNNNCKLFLQPEWSKFGEIIEDVVSYVKENPKWNISIQAHKFMHIP, encoded by the coding sequence ATGACTATTTTAGAAAAAGATTCGGGAATAAAATTACCAATTATTGAAAAGTTTTATTCAATTCAGGGTGAGGGTTATCATACAGGAAAAGCAGCTTATTTTATTAGAATAGCAGGATGCGATATAGCATGCGATTGGTGCGATACAAAATTTTCATGGAATAATCATCCAGAATGGTTAATGCGTGTTGATGAGATTGTAGAAATTGCTTCTGAATTTCCTGCAAAAGCAGTTGTTGTAACTGGTGGTGAGCCCCTAAGTTATAATCTTGATGTGCTTTGTAGTAGTTTAAAAGATAAAGGAATAGAAACTTATCTTGAAACCTGCGGAGCTTACCAATTATCGGGGAACTGGAATTGGATTTGCCTTTCACCTAAAAAGCAGAACCCACCTGTAGCAGATATTTACAATAAAGCTGACGAACTTAAAGTTATTATTCAAAATTCTGATGATTTTTTATGGGCCGAAGAAAATGCTAAAAAGGTGAATAATAACTGTAAATTATTTTTGCAGCCCGAATGGAGTAAATTTGGCGAAATTATTGAAGATGTTGTTTCGTATGTAAAAGAAAATCCAAAATGGAATATTTCTATTCAGGCACATAAATTTATGCATATACCATAA